A genomic segment from Nicotiana tabacum cultivar K326 chromosome 9, ASM71507v2, whole genome shotgun sequence encodes:
- the LOC107827628 gene encoding DNA repair protein RAD51 homolog 2-like isoform X1 — MANKLLSEMGLPKSIAYIFSARNLITAKDVLSLTEFELMELLDVDLAVVASAVAHISEITCPPYQTALSLLEQRVQNERMAGHLPTCLKGLDNALCGGIPFGVVTELVGPAGIGKTQFCLKLSLLASLPLSYGGLDGSVIYIDTESKFSSRRMIEMGYNSFPEAFHAEGMAQEMAGRILVLRPTSLSEFTDSLQKIRVSLFQHGVKLLIIDSMAALLAGEGVQGPQRQHSLGWHISFIKSVAEFSRIPVVVTNQVRSQSRDETSHYSFQAELSGPSTRFIPATYIFLQLKSPYYYSATSKLITFLMPLESYSTSSKLLLDKLWKLSLITFLSSCVASFGGEAVVEIHPVQSSFQLSSMKIQELSRVDRSEASTNLDSHLVAALGIHWAHAVSIRLVFESRSGQRFIKLAKSPLSPPLAFPFNITSSGISLLNDDGVEMPGPEIHTIHCQGHSSIITVGSEMMH, encoded by the exons ATGGCGAACAAGCTGCTTAGCGAAATGGGTCTTCCCAAGTCTATTGCCTACATTTTTTCTGCTCGTAACCTTATTACTGCTAAG GACGTATTGTCATTGACAGAATTCGAGTTGATGGAATTGTTAGATGTGGATTTAGCTGTAGTAGCATCAGCAGTGGCACACATCAGTGAAATTACATGTCCTCCTTACCAAACT GCACTTTCATTGCTGGAACAGAGGGTTCAAAATGAGAGAATGGCTGGCCATCTTCCAACTTGTCTAAAAGGACTCGATAATGCTTTGTGTGGTGGAATTCCTTTTGGTGTTGTGACAGAGCTAGTGGGTCCAGCAGGCATTGGTAAAACTCAG TTCTGTTTGAAGCTTTCGTTATTAGCTTCTCTTCCATTAAGTTATGGTGGCTTAGATGGTTCAGTAATTTATATCGATACAGAATCCAAGTTTAGTTCAAGGAG gatgatagaaaTGGGATATAATAGCTTCCCCGAAGCATTTCACGCTGAAGGGATGGCACAGGAG ATGGCTGGAAGGATCCTAGTTTTAAGACCGACATCCCTTTCTGAATTCACTGATAG CTTGCAGAAAATCAGAGTTTCACTATTTCAACATGGTGTGAAATTGCTGATCATCGACAGCATGGCTGCTCTTCTTGCAGG TGAAGGTGTCCAAGGACCTCAGAGGCAACATTCATTGGGTTGGCATATATCATTTATTAA ATCAGTTGCAGAATTTTCACGAATTCCTGTAGTAGTAACCAACCAAGTGAGATCTCAAAGTCGTGATGAAACTTCCCACTATTCTTTCCAAG CTGAACTATCTGGGCCCTCAACTAGATTCATCCCAGCCACATATATCTTCCTCCAGCTCAAGTCACCTTACTATTATTCTGCAACGTCAAAA CTCATTACATTCCTTATGCCTTTGGAGTCATACTCGACCTCGAGCAAGCTGTTGCTAGATAAACTTTGGAAACTAAGCTTGATTACCTTCCTATCTTCTTGTGTTGCTTCTTTTGGAG GAGAAGCTGTTGTAGAGATACACCCGGTCCAATCTTCATTTCAACTATCAAGCATGAAAATACAAG aactgagcAGAGTCGATCGTTCAGAAGCTTCCACAAATCTTGATTCTCATCTTGTTGCTGCTTTAGGGATCCACTGGGCTCATGCTGTTAGTATTCGTCTTGTATTTGAATCAAGATCAG GTCAAAGGTTCATAAAATTAGCAAAATCTCCACTATCTCCACCTCTTGCATTCCCTTTCAACATAACTTCTTCTGGGATTTCATTGCTTAATGATGATGGAGTGGAAATGCCAGGGCCAGAGATACATACAATACATTGTCAAG GTCACAGCAGCATTATTACTGTTGGAAGCGAAATGATGCATTGA
- the LOC107827628 gene encoding DNA repair protein RAD51 homolog 2-like isoform X3 → MANKLLSEMGLPKSIAYIFSARNLITAKDVLSLTEFELMELLDVDLAVVASAVAHISEITCPPYQTALSLLEQRVQNERMAGHLPTCLKGLDNALCGGIPFGVVTELVGPAGIGKTQFCLKLSLLASLPLSYGGLDGSVIYIDTESKFSSRRMIEMGYNSFPEAFHAEGMAQEMAGRILVLRPTSLSEFTDSLQKIRVSLFQHGVKLLIIDSMAALLAGEGVQGPQRQHSLGWHISFIKSVAEFSRIPVVVTNQVRSQSRDETSHYSFQELSRVDRSEASTNLDSHLVAALGIHWAHAVSIRLVFESRSGQRFIKLAKSPLSPPLAFPFNITSSGISLLNDDGVEMPGPEIHTIHCQGHSSIITVGSEMMH, encoded by the exons ATGGCGAACAAGCTGCTTAGCGAAATGGGTCTTCCCAAGTCTATTGCCTACATTTTTTCTGCTCGTAACCTTATTACTGCTAAG GACGTATTGTCATTGACAGAATTCGAGTTGATGGAATTGTTAGATGTGGATTTAGCTGTAGTAGCATCAGCAGTGGCACACATCAGTGAAATTACATGTCCTCCTTACCAAACT GCACTTTCATTGCTGGAACAGAGGGTTCAAAATGAGAGAATGGCTGGCCATCTTCCAACTTGTCTAAAAGGACTCGATAATGCTTTGTGTGGTGGAATTCCTTTTGGTGTTGTGACAGAGCTAGTGGGTCCAGCAGGCATTGGTAAAACTCAG TTCTGTTTGAAGCTTTCGTTATTAGCTTCTCTTCCATTAAGTTATGGTGGCTTAGATGGTTCAGTAATTTATATCGATACAGAATCCAAGTTTAGTTCAAGGAG gatgatagaaaTGGGATATAATAGCTTCCCCGAAGCATTTCACGCTGAAGGGATGGCACAGGAG ATGGCTGGAAGGATCCTAGTTTTAAGACCGACATCCCTTTCTGAATTCACTGATAG CTTGCAGAAAATCAGAGTTTCACTATTTCAACATGGTGTGAAATTGCTGATCATCGACAGCATGGCTGCTCTTCTTGCAGG TGAAGGTGTCCAAGGACCTCAGAGGCAACATTCATTGGGTTGGCATATATCATTTATTAA ATCAGTTGCAGAATTTTCACGAATTCCTGTAGTAGTAACCAACCAAGTGAGATCTCAAAGTCGTGATGAAACTTCCCACTATTCTTTCCAAG aactgagcAGAGTCGATCGTTCAGAAGCTTCCACAAATCTTGATTCTCATCTTGTTGCTGCTTTAGGGATCCACTGGGCTCATGCTGTTAGTATTCGTCTTGTATTTGAATCAAGATCAG GTCAAAGGTTCATAAAATTAGCAAAATCTCCACTATCTCCACCTCTTGCATTCCCTTTCAACATAACTTCTTCTGGGATTTCATTGCTTAATGATGATGGAGTGGAAATGCCAGGGCCAGAGATACATACAATACATTGTCAAG GTCACAGCAGCATTATTACTGTTGGAAGCGAAATGATGCATTGA
- the LOC107827628 gene encoding DNA repair protein RAD51 homolog 2-like isoform X2: MANKLLSEMGLPKSIAYIFSARNLITAKDVLSLTEFELMELLDVDLAVVASAVAHISEITCPPYQTALSLLEQRVQNERMAGHLPTCLKGLDNALCGGIPFGVVTELVGPAGIGKTQFCLKLSLLASLPLSYGGLDGSVIYIDTESKFSSRRMIEMGYNSFPEAFHAEGMAQEMAGRILVLRPTSLSEFTDSLQKIRVSLFQHGVKLLIIDSMAALLAGEGVQGPQRQHSLGWHISFIKSVAEFSRIPVVVTNQVRSQSRDETSHYSFQAELSGPSTRFIPATYIFLQLKSPYYYSATSKLITFLMPLESYSTSSKLLLDKLWKLSLITFLSSCVASFGGEAVVEIHPVQSSFQLSSMKIQGVAENFREIVVHKQQN, encoded by the exons ATGGCGAACAAGCTGCTTAGCGAAATGGGTCTTCCCAAGTCTATTGCCTACATTTTTTCTGCTCGTAACCTTATTACTGCTAAG GACGTATTGTCATTGACAGAATTCGAGTTGATGGAATTGTTAGATGTGGATTTAGCTGTAGTAGCATCAGCAGTGGCACACATCAGTGAAATTACATGTCCTCCTTACCAAACT GCACTTTCATTGCTGGAACAGAGGGTTCAAAATGAGAGAATGGCTGGCCATCTTCCAACTTGTCTAAAAGGACTCGATAATGCTTTGTGTGGTGGAATTCCTTTTGGTGTTGTGACAGAGCTAGTGGGTCCAGCAGGCATTGGTAAAACTCAG TTCTGTTTGAAGCTTTCGTTATTAGCTTCTCTTCCATTAAGTTATGGTGGCTTAGATGGTTCAGTAATTTATATCGATACAGAATCCAAGTTTAGTTCAAGGAG gatgatagaaaTGGGATATAATAGCTTCCCCGAAGCATTTCACGCTGAAGGGATGGCACAGGAG ATGGCTGGAAGGATCCTAGTTTTAAGACCGACATCCCTTTCTGAATTCACTGATAG CTTGCAGAAAATCAGAGTTTCACTATTTCAACATGGTGTGAAATTGCTGATCATCGACAGCATGGCTGCTCTTCTTGCAGG TGAAGGTGTCCAAGGACCTCAGAGGCAACATTCATTGGGTTGGCATATATCATTTATTAA ATCAGTTGCAGAATTTTCACGAATTCCTGTAGTAGTAACCAACCAAGTGAGATCTCAAAGTCGTGATGAAACTTCCCACTATTCTTTCCAAG CTGAACTATCTGGGCCCTCAACTAGATTCATCCCAGCCACATATATCTTCCTCCAGCTCAAGTCACCTTACTATTATTCTGCAACGTCAAAA CTCATTACATTCCTTATGCCTTTGGAGTCATACTCGACCTCGAGCAAGCTGTTGCTAGATAAACTTTGGAAACTAAGCTTGATTACCTTCCTATCTTCTTGTGTTGCTTCTTTTGGAG GAGAAGCTGTTGTAGAGATACACCCGGTCCAATCTTCATTTCAACTATCAAGCATGAAAATACAAGGTGTAGCTGAGAACTTTCGGGAAATTGTAGTGCATAAGCAACAG aactga
- the LOC107827628 gene encoding DNA repair protein RAD51 homolog 2-like isoform X4 translates to MANKLLSEMGLPKSIAYIFSARNLITAKDVLSLTEFELMELLDVDLAVVASAVAHISEITCPPYQTALSLLEQRVQNERMAGHLPTCLKGLDNALCGGIPFGVVTELVGPAGIGKTQFCLKLSLLASLPLSYGGLDGSVIYIDTESKFSSRRMIEMGYNSFPEAFHAEGMAQEMAGRILVLRPTSLSEFTDSLQKIRVSLFQHGVKLLIIDSMAALLAGEGVQGPQRQHSLGWHISFIKSVAEFSRIPVVVTNQVRSQSRDETSHYSFQELSRVDRSEASTNLDSHLVAALGIHWAHAVSIRLVFESRSGQRFIKLAKSPLSPPLAFPFNITSSGISLLNDDGVEMPGPEIHTIHCQGLI, encoded by the exons ATGGCGAACAAGCTGCTTAGCGAAATGGGTCTTCCCAAGTCTATTGCCTACATTTTTTCTGCTCGTAACCTTATTACTGCTAAG GACGTATTGTCATTGACAGAATTCGAGTTGATGGAATTGTTAGATGTGGATTTAGCTGTAGTAGCATCAGCAGTGGCACACATCAGTGAAATTACATGTCCTCCTTACCAAACT GCACTTTCATTGCTGGAACAGAGGGTTCAAAATGAGAGAATGGCTGGCCATCTTCCAACTTGTCTAAAAGGACTCGATAATGCTTTGTGTGGTGGAATTCCTTTTGGTGTTGTGACAGAGCTAGTGGGTCCAGCAGGCATTGGTAAAACTCAG TTCTGTTTGAAGCTTTCGTTATTAGCTTCTCTTCCATTAAGTTATGGTGGCTTAGATGGTTCAGTAATTTATATCGATACAGAATCCAAGTTTAGTTCAAGGAG gatgatagaaaTGGGATATAATAGCTTCCCCGAAGCATTTCACGCTGAAGGGATGGCACAGGAG ATGGCTGGAAGGATCCTAGTTTTAAGACCGACATCCCTTTCTGAATTCACTGATAG CTTGCAGAAAATCAGAGTTTCACTATTTCAACATGGTGTGAAATTGCTGATCATCGACAGCATGGCTGCTCTTCTTGCAGG TGAAGGTGTCCAAGGACCTCAGAGGCAACATTCATTGGGTTGGCATATATCATTTATTAA ATCAGTTGCAGAATTTTCACGAATTCCTGTAGTAGTAACCAACCAAGTGAGATCTCAAAGTCGTGATGAAACTTCCCACTATTCTTTCCAAG aactgagcAGAGTCGATCGTTCAGAAGCTTCCACAAATCTTGATTCTCATCTTGTTGCTGCTTTAGGGATCCACTGGGCTCATGCTGTTAGTATTCGTCTTGTATTTGAATCAAGATCAG GTCAAAGGTTCATAAAATTAGCAAAATCTCCACTATCTCCACCTCTTGCATTCCCTTTCAACATAACTTCTTCTGGGATTTCATTGCTTAATGATGATGGAGTGGAAATGCCAGGGCCAGAGATACATACAATACATTGTCAAGGTCTGATTTAA